A window of Rhododendron vialii isolate Sample 1 chromosome 13a, ASM3025357v1 contains these coding sequences:
- the LOC131315069 gene encoding pectinesterase inhibitor 6, with translation MPRNSLFLRLIWLLVWLPLICQSVSGHDAYVRVACSVTRYKDLCIHSLAPFSLAAKRSPSKWARAGVAVTITEAKIVSQFLVDLNRNRTMRGRNRGALLDCVECLSDAIDNLHGALGVLRNLSGTTFEDQMEDLTTWLSAAMTDQGTCLDGFEGGKGTQVELLRNKVSVVTCVTSNALALVIKLATAGPESLMEP, from the coding sequence atgccACGAAATAGCCTTTTTCTACGCCTCATATGGCTCCTTGTTTGGCTACCACTCATATGCCAATCGGTATCTGGTCACGACGCTTATGTTCGAGTCGCGTGTAGCGTGACCCGGTACAAAGACCTTTGCATCCACTCGCTCGCTCCGTTTTCACTCGCAGCCAAACGGAGCCCTAGCAAATGGGCCCGGGCCGGGGTGGCCGTCACAATAACAGAAGCCAAGATTGTCTCCCAATTCTTAGTGGACTTAAACAGGAACAGGACTATGAGGGGAAGAAACAGGGGGGCCCTGTTGGATTGCGTCGAGTGCTTGTCGGACGCGATCGACAACCTTCACGGGGCGCTTGGGGTACTTAGGAATCTGAGCGGAACGACGTTTGAGGATCAGATGGAGGATCTGACAACGTGGTTAAGCGCCGCAATGACCGACCAAGGGACTTGCTTGGACGGGTTCGAAGGGGGAAAAGGAACACAAGTTGAGTTGCTGAGGAATAAGGTTTCGGTTGTGACTTGCGTTACGAGTAATGCTCTGGCTCTTGTTATCAAACTCGCAACCGCTGGTCCGGAAAGCCTAATGGAACCGTAA
- the LOC131315067 gene encoding UDP-glucuronic acid decarboxylase 2-like: MGAELIYRGHETQPTSASYTPKPHKPWIHPIRYILREQRLLFVLIGIAIATVFFSLFPASSPDNPHHGGRLIHHNPISDSHFPAESTQLTHHHRFFYQDHFHAGGKVPLGLKTKGLRIVVTGGAGFVGSHLVDRLIARGDSVIVVDNFFTGQKENVMHHFGNPRFELIRHDVVEPLLLEVDQIYHLACPASPVHYKFNPVKTIKTNVVGTLNMLGLAKRVGARFLLTSTSEVYGDPLQHPQVETYWGNVNPIGVRSCYDEGKRTAETLTMDYHRGAGVEARIARIFNTYGPRMCIDDGRVVSNFVAQALRKEPLTVYGDGQQTRSFQYVSDLVEGLMRLMEGEHVGPFNLGNPGEFTMIELAQVVQETIDPNAKIEFRPNTEDDPHKRKPDITKAKDLLGWEPKVSLRQGLPLMVSDFRQRIFGDQKEDSATTNTKTSSG, translated from the exons ATGGGGGCGGAGTTGATCTACAGAGGCCACGAGACCCAACCCACATCAGCCTCGTACACGCCGAAGCCCCACAAGCCATGGATTCACCCGATTCGCTACATCCTCCGAGAGCAACGGCTCCTCTTCGTCCTAATCGGCATTGCTATCGCCACcgtctttttctctctcttccccgcCTCCTCTCCTGACAATCCTCACCACGGGGGACGACTCATCCACCACAACCCGATCTCCGACTCGCACTTCCCCGCCGAGTCAACTCAGCTAACCCACCACCACCGGTTCTTCTACCAGGACCACTTCCACGCGGGCGGGAAGGTGCCGCTGGGGCTGAAGACGAAGGGGCTGAGGATCGTGGTCACGGGTGGGGCAGGGTTCGTGGGGAGCCACCTCGTGGACCGCCTGATTGCGAGGGGAGACAGCGTGATCGTAGTGGACAATTTCTTCACGGGTCAGAAGGAAAACGTGATGCACCATTTCGGGAACCCGAGGTTCGAGCTGATCCGACACGACGTCGTGGAGCCTTTGCTGCTGGAGGTGGACCAGATCTACCACCTGGCTTGCCCTGCTTCCCCTGTCCATTACAAGTTCAACCCCGTCAAGACCATCA AGACAAATGTGGTGGGGACACTGAATATGCTTGGGTTGGCGAAGCGGGTCGGAGCGAGGTTCTTGCTAACGAGCACCAGTGAGGTGTACGGTGATCCTCTGCAGCATCCTCAGGTCGAGACCTACTGGGGCAACGTCAATCCCATAg GTGTCCGAAGTTGCTACGACGAGGGAAAACGCACTGCTGAGACACTCACCATGGACTACCACCGAGGTGCTGGTGTTGAG GCGAGGATTGCCAGGATTTTCAACACATATGGGCCTCGTATGTGCATCGATGATGGTCGTGTTGTTAGTAACTTTGTTGCTCAG GCCCTAAGGAAGGAGCCATTGACGGTTTATGGTGATGGCCAGCAGACAAGAAGCTTCCAATATGTCTCCGATTTG GTGGAGGGTCTGATGCGGCTGATGGAAGGAGAGCATGTTGGCCCTTTCAATCTTGGAAACCCCGGTGAATTTACCATGATCGAACTTGCTCAG GTGGTCCAAGAGACAATTGACCCAAATGCGAAGATAGAATTCAGGCCAAACACAGAGGATGATCCACACAAAAGAAAGCCAGATATCACAAAGGCCAAAGATTTGCTGGGTTGGGAGCCCAAGGTGTCCCTCCGCCAGGGCCTTCCCCTAATGGTCTCAGATTTCAGGCAACGGATCTTTGGTGATCAAAAAGAGGACAGTGccaccaccaacaccaaaaCGTCTTCCGGTTAA
- the LOC131315068 gene encoding uncharacterized protein LOC131315068, which produces MSRPMEEDAPTKNEEEEFSTGPLSVLMMSVKNNTQVLINCRNNRKLLGRVRAFDRHCNMVLENVREMWTEVPKTGKGKKKAQPVNKDRFISKMFLRGDSVIIVLRNPK; this is translated from the exons TCGCCCGATGGAGGAGGATGCCCCT ACCAAGAACGAGGAAGAAGAATTCAGCACTGGGCCTCTTTCTGTTCTGATGATGAGTGTTAAAAATAACACACAG GTGCTTATCAACTGCAGGAACAACAGAAAGCTTCTGGGTCGCGTGAGAGCATTTGATCGGCACTGCAATATGGTGTTGGAAAATGTAAGAGAGATGTGGACAGAG GTACCGAAGACTGGGAAAGGCAAGAAGAAAGCCCAACCAGTTAACAAAGATCGGTTCATCAGCAAGATGTTTCTCCGGGGAGATTCAGTGATTATTGTTCTTAGGAACCCTAAATGA
- the LOC131315072 gene encoding mitochondrial zinc maintenance protein 1, mitochondrial, whose amino-acid sequence MGGRGAGEALMAYRAVLRATRKTFAGDHLMLRESAAEVRKKFEENRHVSSETEIQRLLAEAREASDFISTTIVQAKLNPSGGYEVKPGKEHAGAMLEIPSEEILNKAA is encoded by the exons atggggggaAGGGGAGCAGGGGAGGCGTTGATGGCGTACAGAGCGGTGCTAAGAGCGACTCGAAAAACGTTCGCAGGGGACCACTTGATGTTGAGGGAGTCGGCGGCGGAGGTGAGGAAGAAATTCGAGGAGAACCGCCACGTCAGCTCCGAAACCGAGATCCAGAGACTCCTCGCTGAGGCTCGTGAGGCTTCTGATTTCATTTCCACCACCATTGTCCAGGCCAAACTCAACCCCTCCGGCGGTTACG AGGTGAAGCCAGGTAAAGAGCATGCAGGAGCGATGCTTGAGATTCCTTCCGAAGAGATTCTTAACAAGGCTGCATGA